CAGAAGGGCCGGAGTGGTCGTGGGAATCGGGCCGCGGTTTGTATATCTTGCACCAAGTTTTCGACCGGGTGGAGTGGTGTGACCAGCGACAACGGTTACATTTGACCAAACGCTTGCCGGAGGCCCGCTGATGACATCCCATGGCCCAACGCTGGCACTGGCCGCCTTCGAGCTGTTGGAGAATGGCAACCAAAACAGGGCTTGGATAAAGTGTTCTTAACGTGAGCAACAATAGCAGGCTGAAAGTCATGCGGGACTGGCGCTGGTTGCCGTTGGTCGTTGGGAGTGTCGGGGGACTGGCGTTGCTGGTCAATCGCAGTTTAACCACCTCTCTTACCCCCGCCCAAACCCGCGCTGATGCCCTGGGTATTCTCCTGAGCGCTGTGCTAATCCTCACTGGTCTCCTGTGGCAACAAATACAACCCAAACCAGCCGAAGCGGTTGAATTGGTGGGGGTCAATGGCTTCGAGATGCCAGCGGATTTGCCGACGTGCATTCAACAGGAACTAGCCTGGTTATCCCATACCCTGCTCACCACGACGCCGACCAAAACGGTAGTGGTTTATTGGGATGGTCAAACCTATTTGCGGCGGGGCATCTTGGGGCCACAAGCGCAGGTGCAACCGGGGCCGATCCTCCAACGGGTCTTGGCGCAACAAAAACCGGTGTATCTGGTGGA
This is a stretch of genomic DNA from Gloeomargarita sp. SKYB120. It encodes these proteins:
- a CDS encoding cofactor assembly of complex C subunit B is translated as MRDWRWLPLVVGSVGGLALLVNRSLTTSLTPAQTRADALGILLSAVLILTGLLWQQIQPKPAEAVELVGVNGFEMPADLPTCIQQELAWLSHTLLTTTPTKTVVVYWDGQTYLRRGILGPQAQVQPGPILQRVLAQQKPVYLVDLQLYPGRVEFAYLPPNTQAVIVQPMAGRGVLVVGANWPRCYTQQEESWIAALADKLAVVLATQGVRS